The genomic interval TGGGCGCTGGCCAAGGCCGGCTACGGCGCCTACGGCGACAAGTACAAGCCGAAGCAGCACTGATCATGCTGGCAGGCCTCACCGCCGGCGCGGTGGAGGATGCCGAGGCCCGCGCCACCACTCGGCCCCTGGCCGACGTGGAACGCGCTGCGCTCGCGCAGTCTCCCGCGCTCGACGCCCTCGCCGCCCTCGCGCCCGCCGACCGCGTCAAGATCATCGCAGAGGTCAAGCGGGCGAGCCCGTCGCGGGGAGACCTCGCGGCGATCCCCGACCCCGCCCACCAGGCCGCGCTGTATGAGCAGGGCGGTGCGTCCGCCATCTCGGTGCTGACCGAGGGACGGCGGTTCAAGGGGTCGCTCGCCGATCTCGAAGCCGTGAAGGCGCGCGTGAGCGTCCCGGTCCTCCGCAAGGACTTCATCGCCACGCCGTACCAGGTGCTCGAGGCGCGGGCATCCGGCGCCGACCTCGTCCTGCTCATCGTGGCGGCGCTGGAGGAGCCGTTGCTGCGTGAGCT from Microbacterium aurum carries:
- the trpC gene encoding indole-3-glycerol phosphate synthase TrpC, whose protein sequence is MLAGLTAGAVEDAEARATTRPLADVERAALAQSPALDALAALAPADRVKIIAEVKRASPSRGDLAAIPDPAHQAALYEQGGASAISVLTEGRRFKGSLADLEAVKARVSVPVLRKDFIATPYQVLEARASGADLVLLIVAALEEPLLRELYALVTDLGMTPLVETHSREELDRASDLGARLIGVNARNLSTFELDKDLFGSLAEHFPADAVKIAESAVLAPADVAHYRAAGADVVLVGEALVTSDPVTTLHAFLEAGRCDLLNERSASK